The genomic region CGCTTCCACGTGGTACCATTGACTACATTTTTGACTATTTTAAAGAAAAAACCTGGCATTTGTCAGAAGACATTAATGCCTCCCGTCTTTTGAAAAAGCAGCTTCGAGCAACAATTCCAGAAAAATACACGCATATCTCTGCAGGAAGTCGTATTATAGACCAAGGAGAAAAAGTTACAAGTAGGCATATTGCTATGTTACAGGCCATGAAAGAGGAGCTTGGGCAAGAAAGAAATCTGTGGCATCCATTGACAGTTATTGGATCTCTTCTTATATCACTTGTTACAGTACTTGTAGGGGCATTTTATGTGAGAGTTTCTCATGGTGAAATCTACGCCTCAAATAAAAAGCTATTTTTACTTTCTACAATTATCGTGATCACTTTGTTGCTTGCAAAAATCGCTGAATATTTTTTGCTAAAGAATACAAGCCATCTCATAGATTTTGTGCGCTATCCTATATTTGTTCCCTTTGCTGCTATTTTAATTTGTAGCTTGATGAATGCACGCATTGCAATATTTTCAGGTGCCTTTTTGGCTATTATCTTAACGCTTGGCTTACAAATTGACAGGGCAGGCTTTTTTCTTGTCAATTTAATCCCTGCAATTGTAGCCGTTCTTAGCATGACTGCGATCCACAGAAGAAAAGAAGTTTTTATTGTCTGTTCAAAAGCGTGGCTCTCTGCAATTGTCCTTGTGATAGGTCTTGATTTTTCGGAAGGAGGGCGTGTTGGCGTTTTAATGCTGGGAGACCTTTTCAGTACACTTATCTTTATGATAACGACAGGTATTTTTGTTGTAGGCTTTTTGCCGATCTTTGAATATCTCTTTAGCATGATGACAGATATTACATTGATGGAATACATGGATCCAACTAATGAATTGCTTCGAAGGCTCATGATAGAGGCTCCAGGAACCTATCAACACTCTATTGTAGTTGGAAACTTGGCGGAAGCTGCAGCTCTTGCAATTGGTGCAAATGGTCTTTTCTGTAGAGTATCCACTCAGTATCATGATATAGGCAAGTTGATCGCCCCTCAATATTTTACAGAAAACCAGCAAGGTGGCATCAACATGCATCAGTTGTTAACGCCTATAGAGTCATCTCAGGTAATTATTTCTCATGTGAGTGAGGGTGTTGCTATGGCAAGAAAGGCAGGGCTTCCAGAGTCCTTTATTTCTATCATTAAAGAGCACCATGGTAATACTTTGGTCTACTATTTTTATCATAAACAAATTGACCTTATGGGCGGGGATGGAAGTCTTGTAGATGAGAAAGACTATCGTTATATGGGCCCAAAACCACGTTCTAAAGAATCTGCAATTATTATGATAGCAGACTCTT from Chlamydiales bacterium harbors:
- a CDS encoding HDIG domain-containing protein, producing MTPHKDVVPDEREDEFQEVGKEPGFFDKNPYVRGLIALFLVASIFIFLHMKEVRVDVLELNSIAQKYVVSQVDFEFPDDEETLILRQEAIRDVGKIYKIQEKEVQERRLELEKELIHNQSWRHFSDLTTFEEVYAAVDMLATALLQSRFTDARTIQKIKEMHISDANYYLFIPLLDSQIPIDLPQDFWMRVKAVTFLKNPLPRGTIDYIFDYFKEKTWHLSEDINASRLLKKQLRATIPEKYTHISAGSRIIDQGEKVTSRHIAMLQAMKEELGQERNLWHPLTVIGSLLISLVTVLVGAFYVRVSHGEIYASNKKLFLLSTIIVITLLLAKIAEYFLLKNTSHLIDFVRYPIFVPFAAILICSLMNARIAIFSGAFLAIILTLGLQIDRAGFFLVNLIPAIVAVLSMTAIHRRKEVFIVCSKAWLSAIVLVIGLDFSEGGRVGVLMLGDLFSTLIFMITTGIFVVGFLPIFEYLFSMMTDITLMEYMDPTNELLRRLMIEAPGTYQHSIVVGNLAEAAALAIGANGLFCRVSTQYHDIGKLIAPQYFTENQQGGINMHQLLTPIESSQVIISHVSEGVAMARKAGLPESFISIIKEHHGNTLVYYFYHKQIDLMGGDGSLVDEKDYRYMGPKPRSKESAIIMIADSLEAAARSLDEFTVEAITSLVERLVSEKAEDGQFNDCQLTFEELKIVKQTIIQTLVASAHARIKYPRKRVLGV